Part of the Virgibacillus natechei genome is shown below.
TTCTGAAGCGGTTTGTTTGCAGCACCGTAAGATCTTCCAGTTGCAACAACAAATTTTACTCCCAAATCCATGGCCTTTTTTATGGCCTCTGCATTCTCTGCACTTATTTCACCTTGTTCATCTAAAAGTGTTCCATCTAAATCGGATGCAATTAATTTCATTATTTTCTCCTATCTATAAAACAGCCCACGTTCCTTTAACTAAAGCAGGCTGTATAAAAATTAATTTGGAAAAACTATTTTCGATACTTTTATTGCTTGGTTAAATGCTAAAACGAAACGGTACCTGCACGCAACCGCGTTACCAGCATCCCCTTTCTTTCCAATTCTCAGCAAGGTAGCTTTAATCCTAAAGCTCTTTGCATCAGTATTGTTGTTTTTAAAATTTCGCAGTTGGTAGAAACTGCGGCGTACCCGTTGGGTTTCTTTTCGCTACGGACCGTTGCTTTCCGCGGGCACGGCTTTGCCCTGGCAAAGGGTATGTCGACGTTGTTCGCAAAGAACGGTTTTAGTCGACCTTCCTTAGGATATTCATGCGGGGTCTTCAGACACGTGCTATTCCCGCAGGAGTCAACGGTCCTCCGCTCCAATCAACCATCATAAAAGTGGATGACTATGTTAGTCATACAATCAAGCAATTTTGATGAAGTTACAACGCACCCTACCAGCGGAGGAAATACACGGAGACTCCTGCGGGAACAGTGGCCAGAGTGAGACCCCGCAGAACGGAGTTCGAGGAGGCTCACGGGTCACCCGCGGAAAGCGTAGTGTATTTCCGTAGCGGTATTACGTCGCATTCTATGGTTCTCACCCAAAAAGGTAAGTTCAGACAATTGCATACAATATATGATGAATATTATGGTTTATCAAACACTATATATTGTGCTTCTGAAGATTTTTTTGTACGGAGTCGACCTTTTTGGGAACTAACCATTCTATAGATATTGTGCCAAAAACAAACAATCTTTTAAAAAACAGCCAACCCTAAAAAGATTCTGTTTCCATTTCCCCTATTCTGCCACTCATATTTACAACATCATGGGCGAGTTTATGAAGTCGTGACAAAATTTGTTCATCAACTATTTCTTTTTTATCGTTAAAGTACGTTTCCTCTATAAAAACATACTGTGGTAAAATCATTGCTTTCATATACGAAAGAATAGGTTTTAATTGATGTTCCATTACTAAATGATGCTTGGCAGATCCAGCGGTTGAAACGATTCCTACTGTTTTGTTGGTTATTGCATCAATTGGAAGTAAATCAAATAAATTCTTCAGTGTCCCAGGAATAGATGCCTGGTAAATCGGTGTTCCAATTATTAATGCATCTGAGGTGACAATTTTATTGATTAATGCTTTCGTTTCATCTGAATAATCCTGATAAGCTCGCCCATCACAAAATTCCATTTGGTATGTTTTTAAATCGACTAATTCAACTTCTATGTTCGTATAATTCTCCTTGATATTATTTAAAACCTTCTCTACCGTAATTTTTGTTTTTGATCCAACGATAGAACCGGCAATTCCTATGACCTTCATTCCATTCACCCCGTATTTTTATCTTCACGATATATCGCGTGCACGTGAGTTTCTCACTTGTATTCAATCCTATCTAGTTTAACTGATTTCCCGGCTAAAATCTTTCTTCCTGCTTGCACCGAACTGGCCAGTGTATCATTACCAATTTTTAGGATAAAAACTAGCATTAATCGTTATTCCTTTGATATTTTTTTAGAAAACTTGGCATTTACCAAGCCTTTCGGTTAATGCCTTAGTTGCACTTATGCAGTAAGAAAGTTTTTATACTTTCTTATCTGCGGACAAAATAAAACTTCATTCAGTAGAGAGTGTTCTCCCCCACTGAATGAAGTTCTACTTTATATGTGTCTTATATGCCTCGACAAACTCATGCGGTGAGCTTTTCACAGTGTAAGGGAATACCCCCTTATTGGTGTGTACATAAAGGATTCCGCCGCCATCTCCGCCAATGGAATGATACGATATATCTAATACTTCATGTATAAGAAATTCGCGATGCTTCGTTACAATTTTTTCATCGTATAAATAGATTGTACGTTCTTGTTCAATGTCGACTTGTTCTAGGCTGTTTACTTCCCTTTCGACCTTAAAATACGGTTGTTCAGCTAACAAATACACATGATCCCTCCGGATTTATCAATCTTGCTTTTCATTTCGCCTCAATTTTCATCCTTCTGCCAGTCTAAGGTGGTTCTTTTGCCACTGTAACCACTGATAATCCCGGGTTTTTCTCGGTAGAAATTGACGAATGTCTTCCTCATGGTAGCCAATTTGTATTCTTTTTTCGTCCATAATAATTGGACTCTTCAATAACCCTGGGTGCTTATTAATTAACTGTAGTAATTGCTGTAGAGGAAGTGTATCCAGGTCTAAATTAAGATCCTTGTACGTATTGGATCTTGTCGCAATAATTTCATCTGTTCCATCCAGTGTCATACGAAGGACATCATGAAGTTCATTAACGGTTAAAGGATTTTTTAAGATATGTCTCTCCACATAAGATATTCCGTGTTTTGTTAACCATTGCTTAGCTTTTCTAGTCGATGAACATGGTGCTCCATATACCATTACACTCATTTATCATACCCCACTATTAGTAAATTATTTTAAGGCAATCGTTGTTGATACCTTATTATTTCGTATTTCCTATTTCTGTTCAACTGGCTTGTATAGCCCATTTTTTAAAAGGTTCATTTCTTTCTGATAATTTTCCATCGCTTGTTCATCTGATAAATTTTTGGCGAATTTCTCTACAAAGTTACGGAAAAT
Proteins encoded:
- a CDS encoding NADPH-dependent FMN reductase gives rise to the protein MKVIGIAGSIVGSKTKITVEKVLNNIKENYTNIEVELVDLKTYQMEFCDGRAYQDYSDETKALINKIVTSDALIIGTPIYQASIPGTLKNLFDLLPIDAITNKTVGIVSTAGSAKHHLVMEHQLKPILSYMKAMILPQYVFIEETYFNDKKEIVDEQILSRLHKLAHDVVNMSGRIGEMETESF
- the spx gene encoding transcriptional regulator Spx — its product is MSVMVYGAPCSSTRKAKQWLTKHGISYVERHILKNPLTVNELHDVLRMTLDGTDEIIATRSNTYKDLNLDLDTLPLQQLLQLINKHPGLLKSPIIMDEKRIQIGYHEEDIRQFLPRKTRDYQWLQWQKNHLRLAEG